The DNA sequence AATAAGAGGAGCAAATAAGCAAACGGAGAGAACAACTCAAGCTGGAAATGGAAATTGCAGCATCAATGTCCAGTATGTGTTGCCATTAGCAACTGAATTATCGAATTTCAGTTATCTTTTGTCCATTAGGGagccaaaaaaattaaattactgcACTGTTTATCAAGCAGCAGAATTTGACATCTTTGCCAAGGAAAGAGATAAAAGTTTTTGATAAAGATCCCCTAAGATACCATGCATTTATGAAAGCATTTAAACATATAGAACAGAGCTCTGATTATCTGAATGACTGCCAGCATTTCCTGTAAACGTTAGAGGACAGACAATGCAGCTTTTGAGGAGTTGTCAACAGATGTCTGTTGAAATAGGTTATGGTGGAGTGAAGGCTCTGTTGGAGGAATATTTTTGAGATCTACATGGAAAGTGTTTTTCAGTGGCCTATGATCAAAGCAGATGATGTGAAAACACTTCAAACTTAAACTTAGGAGGATGTTGTAATATCATAGATGGGGATGAGTATATGAATGGAGTGAACATGCCTGTCAATATGGTGATCATCATAAAGAAACTGCATTATAAAATGAGAGACAGATGTAGAGTGTGGAGTTGAAGAGAGACAATGCTGCTGGGCTGTCTTTCAGATAATTTGCATTTTAcgtgtatgatttgtttttttgagacaTTCAGCATAATCCAAGGAAGAGACAAGTTAAAGAAATCAACAAGACAAAATATCATTTACATCCAAAAGGAACGAATTTGGCCACTGCAGTGGATATGGTGGATTGAAaggagtttttttaatttgagtaggaaggtttttttaattggaaAGGAGAGCACAATGAGAAAAATGGCATTCCTGAAGCATCATGTGAAGCATTCCTGAAGCAATCTCTGCAGGATATTTGTGCACAGGGACAATCAATATGGAATGTAAGAGCCATTCatcatgtaacatttttatgttgtcacCCTTGCAATGCTTCATATCCATTGATTGAATGTGCCATTGGAACCCATGAAAGTGATGCTAAATGTGAATGCAGATCTCCTTGCAAGAAATGTGgcggctgtagcttagttggtaaggcagttgtccacatgggtgagcaccttgcatggcagccaccgccatctgtgtgtgagtgtctgtgtgaatggaaatcaacattgtagcgcgctttggataaaaccgctatataagtggccatttaccatttaccaagaaaaaaaaaacatctttgatTGACTGAATGGATTGCTGAATTGGGAAAAGGCAGGATGTTCTTGGTCATCACCAGTAGGATATCAGCAATAAGATTAGACAAGCTTTGGCGACAGcagttaaaaatacatttccctGTAAGAAATGCAAGGTTACAGATGCAGATGGCAGATCTACGCCAGTGGAGTCCACTGCTTGGTCCTTTCGAGAGAAACTGAGAAAGAGGTTTGGTGAATAGATATGGAGTTATGTTTATGTGATGCCATGCATGTTAAGGTAGGGGCATTGCTTGACACGGACAATTCTATTACTTTAAATATTGGTTTGGATTTCTGGGCAAGTCCAAAGCAGAGGACCCGCAGGGGTCTAGGTCCAAGATCCCATAGGCAAACAGTACATTCAACAGGAAcggacaggaacaggaactgggGGAGCCAGAGCACCCTCACAGGAAGCTGGACCGAGGTTGCGCCGTCGACCTGGGCGAACCACTCTGAACCGGTGGCGGTGTTGACCCACACAGGAGCCGGGACAGAGGTGCAAGCCGTGTCGACCTGGGCGAGCCCCTCCGAACAGCCAGCGGCGCCGACCTGGGCGAACCCTCTGAACTCCTGACGGCGTTggaccacacaggaaacacaacagTTGACCACACAGGAAGCAGAACAGAGGTCGCCTGGGCGAACTCCTCCAAACTGCTGGTGGCGATCGGCCCGGGAGCAGGGGAAGGTGCGGCTGAGCCAGGGCAGGAGTGACTCTGTCTCCCCTCACCTCTATAGTAGCCAGCGTCTCCAACAACTTTGGGGCACTAGGCAGGCTACACAATCAGGGTCGTGAGCAGACCACTTGCTTTACCTGCCTGGCCTTGGCCAAGTGTGTCTCAGATACTGTAGACCGCATACAGGAGTCCCAGAGGTAAGTGAGCAAATCTATGACTACAGGGAGTTGTTTGCTCAGTTCAGAGGCTGATACCTGTTCACTAGGCAAGAGGGAATTGGTCGACCGAAGGGTATGACCACACTTCTTGGCAGCCCCCTGTTGTGCTGCCAAACGGTGTGCAGACACAGGAACAGACGTTGGCACCAGAACGGATAAAGGACCCAGGGCTGCAACAGCAGAGGAGACATGGAGAACAGGATCCTGTGGTGGATTCAGGGACTAAGGTTTGGACTGTGGTTTGGTCTTACGCCTATGTCAGGTTCCCAGAGGCCGGGAAGGGATGGCGAGGCGAGAACCACAAAACTTGACATTGATAGAGGGCGGGTTTCTTTAACTCAGGGCGGGAAAGACCGCAAAAAGACCTCTGTGGCAGATGGTTTTCCCTCAGAGTGGTATTAAGAAATGAAAAATCTACTAATCCCATTAATGAAATATAATTATGTTCTGGAAACTGGCATAACTCCCTCTTCTTGCAAAGAAGCAGTGATTTCTCTAATAACAAAAGAGGGTAAAGACAAACTTAATTGTGGAAGCTATCGTCCAATAAATGTACTTAACCAAGATTTTTACCCATATCCTAGCAAAAAGGATGGAAGATGTTCTCCCCCAAATAATAAGTTTAGATCAGAAGGGCTTTATTAAGCAAAGACAGGGACAAGACAATATTCGCTGAATGTTGCATGcgatcaaacacacaaagaaaatatccTTCAGACAGAATTATTGAGTCTTGATGCTGAAAAAGCCTTTGATTGAGTTAAGTGGGAGTTTTTATATGAAGTATGGCACCAGTTCGGATTTCGGACAGAcctttattaaaacaattcaaGGATCTACAATAGCCCAAAGGcaagaataaaaattaaacgTTTCCATATCCGACTTGTACTAGGAACTAGGCAAGCCTGACCATTGAACCATTGttatttgcaatatttattGAAGCTTTAACCAGGGCATCACCCaggaaaaatatattaaagttaTAAAACTGCTGGGTCAGGAACATTTTCCTTATTTACAGATGACAACCTAATCGGCTGAGTTTTCAAACCTCAAACTTAATTATAAACCCACCCAGACCATAACcacaaatatcaaatcaaaCTGGGATTTGGATTATAtgaaatacctttttttttttttttttttttgcctttcgtcttatcccgtgagttcagggtcaccacagtggatcattcttgatttggcacattttataCCTAGGAGTAATAGCACAAAAGGCCTACATACAAATGTATATACCTTGATTTTAAGTTTATTgaaccaaaaaataaacaatgacatAAAGAGATGGAATTTAATCCCAGTACTAAGTCTGTAAAAATTTATATCTTACCTAGGATACTATATTTGTTCCAGATTCttccagataaaaaaaataaacgaTAGCAagacaattaaataaatggGATAAATTAATATTAAGGTACATATGGTAAGGGAAGAATTTGAGGATAAGATTTTAATCTCTTTAGCTAACAAAGGACAAGAGGGAATTCTCACTCGCCTGCCTAAAGGACTACTACATATCAGCCCAATTGAGGAGCTTTATTTGTTGGTGTAGCCCTAATTATCAACAAGATGGAAGGAAATGGAAGAAACTATATCTGGCATGATTAggagacaaaagacaaataaaaaatctgaTTGAAAGAGATAATAAATGGGTCAACTTACCTCTTAAATATGGTTAAGTATCATTGCTAAGAATGGCTGGTCTGCACAGATAAAGATCCTAAGAGGGGCCCCCTACAGCCCTGACTTTACCCCAAACAAACTAGATGCAAGGAAATTAAGCTCAACCTCATGAAGAACATTTGCATGGAAGAGACTCATTTGATATTTCATCACATATGTTCAGAAATCCCGCCATTTAGGCTCTTCTAGCTGCTGGAGGAACTGTTGCTCCCAAGAAGCCAATCACTTTCATCTGTTCTGGGCTTGCCCAAAAGTGAACACTTTTTGATTAGACCCAATCAGAACTAATCAATGTATTCAGAGTACAGTTCAATCGCAATTGGGACAAAATTCTCTTTGGGTTACAACATTCAGCACCGATAACTCCTAAATCACCTTTTTGGAATATTGAGTGTAGCTGCCAGAAATGCAATTACAAAGAAATGGTTAAAACCTGATACACCATCTATAGAAGACTGGTATGATATCATCTACAAAATTTTCATTATGGAAACAATCAGTTTTTTATGAGGCTCCAGAAATTCAAGTTTGAAGAAAGCTGGAAGGAGTGGATGAAATATATGTCCCTGAGACACtcaaactccctttaacggaaacctccagcagaaccaggctcagtgtgggcggccatctgccttgactagttgggtgagtggaaagtgaagacagaaaagaaaagagctacagaagcaaaaaaaaacccaaaaacaaactattattaacaataatattatttcaattgtctctttatttgtttcctttcttttagTTCACGACTGAAAACACCCTATGTTCTGTTTATACGgttagaaattattttgttagaAATTTTAAACGTGGGTCTATCAAGTTGTACAATTAAACAAGATTGTGTGCTGCTGTGCCAAGGTCCTAAATAAAGAGTAAAGGTCTAAAAAAAGCACTCCAGTACAACGATCTAACTAATTATTGGTTACAGAtataaatgatgggttgaagctgttttaagatctaaagcttttttctttccaaactcATCATTTTGGACCATCACACAGTGATGGTAACAGTCAAACTAACgtcatttaaagaataaaacactgatacaaccagtaataaaaatgtccagAGAGCTGGACATAAGGTGAGGATGCACAGAATTAAAAAGCCACAGAAATAAATCCCTTAACAagaaggaaatgtgtgtgtgaagctctGTGCTTCTCTTGAAGCTTTAGTTAGTtctttgcacctgatttaatctaagtaaacacagtggatggtcaCAAGTGTATGTGACTGCTTCCttcagaaagagaggaggacaaAAAATGTCCTCAGTCCATCAATAATATGAATGTGTTAATTAGCAGGGACCAGCTCTGTCCCAGTTCTCCGCCCAGTAAGACCAAGAACTGGCTTTGGTGTGCTTTACATCTCCCTCTTTCTGACTTATggcacagagagaaggagagggaggctACGCCTAGTTCAATTTCAGGAGACATTTGATGGTCTTTGACTTGGCAGAGTGAATGTTAAACCCTGTTCAATGATTCGCATTTGAAGACACAAAATTCAGTTAAAGTTATTTATATCCTATAGTAAAgttagttaaagttaaaaaaaagtaacaggATAAGTAAAAAGATGAGTGTGTTGTCTGAAGCTTGGCCCTTAGGAGTCCGTGATCATGCCAGTGTGATCAAGTCACATGATTGGTTTGATGGTAAACTTCTTTTAATGTGTGGTACATTATGTTAAAATCAACAGTTTTCATAATTATGGCCTTCTCCTAAGGGTTAAAGATCATAAGTGACTTCCACAGTGCTGTTCTTTTATGATAGTGTAATAAACCCTGACATGAAATTTTCAAATACCTAATTCCTGtgcaggtggtcacataattctTTTGTCACAGCTGTTTGGTGAATTTATACATAATGGAGAGATTAGATTTACTTGGTGTCATGATCCGACAATCACTTaacttccttttattttgtacctccTTTTCTcaacttcctgtccccagttcacGTTTCCAGCTTCACCAGTCATCACCACTCACAgttgctttcacctgttcccctgcctttttaaacccagctctccccttggttCGTTGTTGGATCattatctgtttgtttgtctctgccATCAGTGCAACACATTGCCTTCCGAGTTACCTGATTTTTGGACTCCTGACCCTGTTTTGTGgacactgttttctgtttggtctgaggtttgattttggtttttcaCTCTTTCAGTCCTCCCCTGTTTGTGGATTTTGTCAGGTGTGTGTAAGACTTGTTTTTCTAGTGTGCTTTGATTAGTTTATGATTCCATGAATGTCTGTTTTTCCAGTGTTTGGTTATTTCTTGGGATCATTGTTTTAGTTCATTACTGTATCTGCTCCCCTGGGTTTATGTCttaggtttctgtgtttttttaatggtttttattattgttagttCTTTCTCTCATTTCTAGAGTTCTTTCTCTAGTTCTTTCTCTAGTAAATTGCTAATGTTTCCTAGAGTTTATTCCTTGTCTTCTAGTTTTGTAGTCATCCCCCTGGGATTTACCAGTTCGTCCTCCTTCATAGGAGTCAGTTTAGGttggtgtgtggtgtgtgtgttttatttttgttccccGCCCCCCCTTGTCCTTTTGTTAGaatctttaataaaacacaatctTTTCACTTAACCTCTCTCgccttgttgctcttgggtCCACGTTAAAACTAATCCTGACACATGGCTATAATTGGCTAAATCAGATGGGTCAAAAAAATGtcttaagtaatggtttgattgtAGCGAACCACAGGTTTTAGTTAAATTGATTAGATCTAACATTATGTCGACTTTGAGCCGTCTAATGAGGATGGGGTCTAAGAAGACACGCTGATGGTTTAGATGGAAcaatagttgaagttagctaATTGAGATCCATAGGGAATAAAAAATCTTATTAGAATTGAGTATAATTGATTCTAGCGCTTTGGTACAAGAGGATCTATCTATGATATATATGAGGAGGATCTGGTGATTTTGCTTTCTGtaatagttattttatttagaaaccCATGATGTCATTGCTGCTAGGGTATGCTAGGCtcaactgtgtttgtgtattttagggAAAGTGTGATGCAATCACAGCTGTGAAGTTGCTCAGCTGTTTTGATGACCTTGTTGCCGTGGGAACAGCTTCAGGTCGGGTTGCTGTCTTTCAGCTGGTTTCTCCACTTCCTGGCCGCAACAAACAGGTGAGAACATCTACATAGGGAGCATAGAACTTTTATTATGTACATATGGGTTGAGGCCTGTGCAGATGGGTACCGTAGATACAGGCAGGTTCACCAACTCTAACTAGTGTCTGTTATTTGATCTCTGCAGCTATTAACTGTCTTTCTCACTGTCTGCAGCTGCGGCGCATTGACGTGGTTGGCCTCCACAAAGGTTTAGTGACATCATTGGCATTTAGCACCAATGGAATGAAGCTTTTCTCTGGAGATGATAAAGGACGAGTTGTCTTCTCAGCTCTGGACCTGGACCAGGTCAGTCTTATTTTAGCTGTGTCTATGTTTACCTGTGCCTGAGCCCACCTGAGCATTTACCTGTATATGTCTACCTTGATAGGGTGTGTGTAAgcctgtgctgctgtttgaggAGTCCTCAGGTGTAGTTCAGATGGAGTACAGTCACCAGGTGCTGCTGGTCTCCACCCAGCAGAGATCTCTGCTCtactgtacacagacacatgaaGTGCAGCAGCTGGGCACCAGGCCCCGcaaaaggtaaatggtctgcttatatatACAAAGAGGTATCGCATACAAATTGAAACATACATGTGAAATACTGTGGAAGCCAAGAACGGCCATAGATGcggttatttttatttattttttttgccaccATCTCAGGATAATCATTCTTGAGGTAATTTGTAGAAACCTCAATGACAGTCTTAGGATCTGTAGATCAGGAtttgattttactttgtttcaaaagcaaataaagacTATTTGAGTTTTTTCATGattgtctaaatgttttatgaataaTGGTTAGCTTGTAGGGTTAGATAAACACTCCCCTAGGCCAGGTCTACTTTAAGGTCCTCTTTTATCTGTCTTGTTCTGAACAGCTGTTTCTATTGGACATTTAGAATTTGATGCTTTGGTTTGCGTCGTCCTAGTTAAATGGCCCATGGTCAGCACACCAGTGTCATCCTGTCAGGATGTGTAACTGCCTTGgtgcacaaaaacaacaccCTGCCACTTTTCATCCTCCAAGAAAAGTGAGTATGTGACTGTTTGTGTGCAGCTCAATTCAAGTCTCTTATTCATCAGTACCCAGAACCCTTTTCTGCatacatagattttttttttttttttttaattgtcattttAGAGGCAGCAGATTTCCCAAAGGTTCCATGACAAGGTAATTGTCTTGTCATCACAAGTATGGTATAAGAAAAGATACAGCATCCATGGCCGCTCCTGGCTTTTGTAATGCACAACAGCCTCCATACAAGTGATATTTGTTGTTTGCAGTAGTGGCAGATTTGGTGCTTGCTTCCTGCCTGCGCTATGTAAGCAAAGTGATCTTCAGGTGTTTGCTGCTCGACCTGGACTCAGGCTTTGGAGGTCAGACATCAGGGGACAGGTGGAAGACACCAGGCTGCTTAAACCACTGTTCAGCACACAGGTACACTGGGAACACCGATACATAAAGCAGCACAGACAAGTGTCAGAAACACATGGCACACATATgttcactgctgtttttttctctactaTTGACAATGGTATTACTACAGTTGCTATTGCTAATATGTCAGGGCTTGAAGgaatttttctctctctccctccccccaccTGTCTGTCAGATCCCACAGTTTGAGCTGTTTCCTCGTCCTGGTCCTGTAGGAGCATACCGTCCTGCAGACAGGCAGCTCGGTGTGCTCAGCTGTTTTCTCAGAGACAGTTGGATCCTCAGCTGGAATGAGTACAGCATCTATGTCCTTGACTATCTCAATGAGGTACTACTGCTCATTATACTACCTACTGTATAGCATCCTGTTAACGGGTACAGCATGTACAAATGCTAACTACTATTACCAGGGGCAGTTTAGTATCTTGTATTAGTACTGCTTCCTATTAGGAACAGTGCAAGCAATGCTCTCTGACCACTGACTTATGTAAATGTTAACATGTGACTAccgatgtgtgtgtgaacaataACGAGTGGATGTTAACGTGTGATCAGTGACATGCAAAGAAtctgttttggtgttttgtatGTGATGGGCTTAGGTCATTATTGGAGCACTGGAGAGCAGCGGAGacattgtgtctgtgtcttgTTGTGACAACGAGATCTTCATCCTGAAAGGAGACAGGGACATCATCCGCATCTCCAACAGCCCAGAGGGAATTGCCTCCAACTGTGAGTACTACCCCTACTTCTGCTATCAATACTGTGGTATCACTACTGCTGCCCTAACTTTAACCTTCCTGATAAAAGATAAATACTGTAACACCAACTGTTTGACTTTAGTGTAAGTGCTGCTCACCCCCCCACCCTGACAGCCTCACATGCCTGATTCTGTCCTCCAGTGTCAGAGCTCTCTGCCCGTCTGACATCACCATTAACATTGACCATTCTCCCACCAACTGGATCTGTGGAGACTGCTCAGCCAATCAGGACCATGGCCATCATCGTTGAGGGTGGGGGGAAAGAGCAGGAAGGggggaaaaatgaaaatgaagaggaagagggtgtggaggaagcagaggagcaggaggagtaTCAGCTGGAGGTGACTGAGACCCACAATCCACCATGCCCCCAAATTAACTAACTGGTTTAATTGGTTGATTTACAGGCAAGTTAACTGATTGACATTACGTTTACTTGTATATCACTTTGTTTGTGCAGGCGATGGAGCAGCTCGACCAGCGCTCCAGTTTGTTCACCAGCAGCTCTCGTAGTCGCAGCAGCTCTGTCACATCCTGGGACAGTCTCCGTGGAAACACCACAGTCCCCACATCCTGTGAGCTAACCCCCGGACGCTACAGTGCTCCCATGGGTCAGGTGGAGATGCAGCAGGAGCTGGTGGTGAAAGCCATCAgggtgaagaagaagaggagacgGCATGGTAAGCTGACAGACTGCGAGATAGTCCAGAGACAGACGGGCTCTTTAAACTAACTGTTTTATGTCTTGCTGTCCATCCTTAGACAGCAGTGGTGGGAACCGTCTCTCAGAGAGCAGCTGTTCAGACTCTATGTTTGTAGTCCAAGATGGCAGCTGCAGTGATGGAGGAAGTGAAGGAACGCCTCTCAGTGACCAAGCCTCCCTCATTGGGCTGGATCTTCAGAATCAGGACACTCCAGAACAGATCCAGGACCAGGATTCAGTGGGGGCTGGAGGAGGTTCAGAAAAAGGTGTAAAGGATGAGGTGATGGAGTCCTCTTCCAACCCGTCTGGGTTAGTATAAGGACTTCAGCTTTTTCCATCTGTCTCTACCCAACGTCTCCTGCTGAGCCCTCTGTCTGATCCTTGTTTTCTTGACCCAGCTCCCTCCTCCCAGTATCCCTGCTGCTTCAGGGTCTGGAGAATCAGTTGAGCGCAGGAAATGCCTCCGCTCCTTGTCCAGGGGAGGAGGTCGTCCCTCTGACTCCTGATGTGGATCTGCTGTTGGAGTGCACCTTCTCCTACATGCACAACACAGAGGATGATGGTGGACAGGAGCAGGAGCCACTGGTGGAGCAGGAGAATGAGTTTCTGACCCCTTTGGTTAGACCAGAGGAGGAGGTGTGTTCCTTAATGAGCATCAGGTTTTGTCTGTAACTATCAGGTggtaacaaaatgtgttttgataaaCATTCAAACAGGTAAAGCTGTTAACTTTCCCCTTGATAAGTTAACAGCTCCCAGCTGACAGTTAACTTCCCAGTGGGGGGAGTCAGTTAATTGACACAAATATATCTGCTactattaaaacacataatGAACACATCTagacaaaacaggaaaatcTGTGAGTACTAACAACCTGATACATACTGCTTGCACTACACTATAGTTGCATTTTATCAACAACCCACTACTTTACATTACAAGCTGTCTAGACATGTTTGTTATATAGTGTTTGGTTCTGGACACTCTATAGGATGAATTGTCTCAGGAACTAGGAAATTCTGTTTCATCCTGAAGCTCTCTTGAATATggctttaaaataacaatattgcTAAGCTAAACTTGAACTCCCTCTCTGTTTTACACCAAGGTTCCTAGTTTGAAAACATGACAACAGTGTGATTATGGAACTAGGCACCTTAAAGTGAGCCTCTGCAATTTGTTGCTAGAACTGCAGCTAGTTCTCAGGCCTTTGCAGTTAGATCTAGATCTCTGTAGCACAGCCCCAGACCTCTGCAAGATGTCCTCAGACTCCAGACTTTTGCTACTAGATTATCTCTATAGCTTACCATAGCAACAGTCAtgaatgtaattacattttatgtgtttctgtACAGGAGGATGACCTGGCACCCCCTTCAGGTCTGATTGACCAAATGTTTTACTCCACTGTGTCTAGTCTGGACAGAAAAAGTTTGTCCAGTGATGAAGAAGGAGACATCTACTGTCACACTCTGCCTCCTGCTACCACCGGAAGTGATGTCCACACCGGTCTAACTAATCAGATGGagaaggcagacagacagatggaccaGGACTCTCAGGACAGAGACAAACTCAAACCTGACCAGGTGAGATGCAGCAGGTGACCAAATGAGGCACATGCATGTGACCAGAGTAGTCCTGCAGAAGAGTGTAATATTATTTTGATTTGTCTCTTTCTAGTTGGCAGAAAGCTGGATGGGATACTCAGGACCAGGATGTGGAATACTGAGTCTCCAGGTGACTGACAGGTGGGTCTGCAGGTAACTCTGTATTACTTTAAAGGGGATGGGTTTGTATTCAGGTGACTCAACCAACctattatttaacattatgtattttaatctgttttttagttttgacCAAAACtggttatatttaaatttagttttcagCATGTTTGGCCTGGGTATGCATTCTTTATTCTGCTCTCCTGGTTTT is a window from the Channa argus isolate prfri chromosome 16, Channa argus male v1.0, whole genome shotgun sequence genome containing:
- the tecpr2 gene encoding tectonin beta-propeller repeat-containing protein 2 isoform X5, whose translation is MAHGQHTSVILSGCVTALVHKNNTLPLFILQEKGSRFPKGSMTSSGRFGACFLPALCKQSDLQVFAARPGLRLWRSDIRGQVEDTRLLKPLFSTQIPQFELFPRPGPVGAYRPADRQLGVLSCFLRDSWILSWNEYSIYVLDYLNEVIIGALESSGDIVSVSCCDNEIFILKGDRDIIRISNSPEGIASNLSELSARLTSPLTLTILPPTGSVETAQPIRTMAIIVEGGGKEQEGGKNENEEEEGVEEAEEQEEYQLEAMEQLDQRSSLFTSSSRSRSSSVTSWDSLRGNTTVPTSCELTPGRYSAPMGQVEMQQELVVKAIRVKKKRRRHDSSGGNRLSESSCSDSMFVVQDGSCSDGGSEGTPLSDQASLIGLDLQNQDTPEQIQDQDSVGAGGGSEKGVKDEVMESSSNPSGSLLPVSLLLQGLENQLSAGNASAPCPGEEVVPLTPDVDLLLECTFSYMHNTEDDGGQEQEPLVEQENEFLTPLVRPEEEEDDLAPPSGLIDQMFYSTVSSLDRKSLSSDEEGDIYCHTLPPATTGSDVHTGLTNQMEKADRQMDQDSQDRDKLKPDQLAESWMGYSGPGCGILSLQVTDRHVWCLDFRGGLFCSTLPETGLNWQRFEDNVHQVAVSPSGNLLWKVEQKTMTAFACAKVSVKGKRHWYKAVEQTAFIALSDDSAWIIRTNGDLYLQTGLSMERPCARSVKVDSPCVFSQVCVRGGVVWALSEHKALFFREGLNSYCSEGEGWKYDTVSEGQGLELMCVGLGDGGTAWALDASGSLWFRTGVCSSRPQGDDDHWWQISISDYVVFDQGSLFQTLLQATQSVATVTRAPVERVVAFLSQYSQCQPSLVSSSASGVWVASGRNQLHLARGSLVGTFWQNVVPRGTVSGTRWTFITSSAVPHREGTFLWLAQSRKDLFCVWDQDGELRPSSVPLPPEVELTHLSACCDALWGLDTHGRISIRTLSPSCPTGLHWALLDLSQLGSVRLVSVSCGSQNVWAVDSRGVVYFRVGTQPLNPSMMLPAWIHIEPPVQPIGVQLVSIQTSPNDRLLWALDNRGSVFVRTGLSDEMPVGTDWELVPGLAVSQLVLSCRTVWVRCANGDLARRYGVSDRNPAGDYWKRIPGNANWLTVTPDDELWAVTLMGGLSHRLTKLLPQTPNKATPSGLAPSADEVDDEWELI